The proteins below come from a single Novosphingobium aromaticivorans DSM 12444 genomic window:
- a CDS encoding LacI family DNA-binding transcriptional regulator, which produces MNHATDADEAADTRAPTLDDVASRAGVSTATVSRFVNNPSVVAAATAERIRDAIAATGYIPNLLAGGLASSKSKMVAVLIPYLTDSIFNDTIQAMVEELSAAGTTVMLGLTGVSESRTEDLIRAALSRRVDAIIFTGPVTPQVEQMVRRSPALFIQVWDLPEDPIGIAVGFSHEAAGSAVARFVISRGYRRPHLVTAKGSRAQMRRTGFVGAWEAEGSGPFTESSVEVPSRFGHARRIFAEIRRLPEMPDVVVCGSDHLAQGVIVEALAAGLKVPEDIAVVGFGNSSIAGEMRPTITSVEVDGARIAREAIAAIRRKADKSTPPERWIDVGFRLIARESA; this is translated from the coding sequence ATGAACCACGCCACAGACGCCGACGAGGCCGCCGATACCCGGGCACCGACGCTCGATGACGTGGCCAGCCGCGCGGGCGTTTCGACCGCAACCGTCAGTCGCTTCGTCAACAACCCGTCGGTCGTCGCCGCCGCGACGGCCGAGCGCATCCGCGATGCGATTGCCGCGACCGGCTATATCCCGAACCTGCTGGCGGGCGGGCTTGCGTCGAGCAAGTCCAAGATGGTCGCGGTGCTGATCCCCTATCTCACCGACTCCATCTTCAACGACACGATCCAGGCGATGGTGGAGGAACTCTCCGCCGCAGGGACGACGGTGATGCTGGGGCTGACCGGCGTTTCGGAATCGCGGACCGAAGACCTGATCCGCGCAGCATTGAGCCGCCGGGTCGATGCCATCATCTTCACCGGACCGGTGACGCCTCAGGTGGAACAGATGGTGCGGCGTTCGCCGGCGCTGTTCATCCAGGTGTGGGACCTGCCCGAAGATCCCATCGGCATCGCGGTCGGCTTCAGCCACGAGGCGGCAGGCAGCGCGGTGGCGCGGTTCGTCATCTCGCGCGGCTACCGCAGGCCCCATCTCGTCACGGCGAAAGGATCGCGCGCGCAGATGCGGCGCACCGGATTCGTCGGGGCGTGGGAAGCGGAGGGCTCGGGGCCGTTCACCGAATCCTCGGTCGAAGTGCCTTCGCGCTTTGGCCACGCGCGGCGCATCTTTGCAGAGATCCGCCGCCTTCCGGAAATGCCGGACGTGGTGGTGTGCGGGTCTGACCATCTGGCGCAGGGCGTGATTGTCGAGGCGCTTGCCGCGGGCCTCAAGGTGCCCGAGGACATCGCCGTGGTCGGCTTTGGCAACAGTTCGATAGCGGGCGAAATGCGACCGACGATCACGTCCGTCGAAGTTGACGGCGCGCGGATCGCCCGCGAGGCCATCGCTGCAATCCGGCGCAAGGCCGACAAGTCCACCCCGCCCGAGCGGTGGATTGACGTCGGCTTCCGCTTGATCGCGCGCGAAAGCGCATAA